A genomic segment from Glycine max cultivar Williams 82 chromosome 1, Glycine_max_v4.0, whole genome shotgun sequence encodes:
- the LOC100785195 gene encoding uncharacterized protein has product MEKATIDLKGDSKDLSGRVHQLPYCVKHDSPALFSTISNPNTKVLGEDEGLLLQEAHFRGRLLQGTTLPLPHDYSGFVLSKRSPPTSDENSFKILK; this is encoded by the exons ATGGAAAAGGCCACCATAGATCTGAAGGGCGATAGCAAGGATCTGAGCGGTCGCGTTCATCAACTCCCCTACTGTGTCAAGCATGACAGTCCCGCTCTATTTTCCACTATTTCAAACCCAAACACAAAGGTTTTGGGGGAAGATGAGGGTTTACTATTACAAGAGGCTCATTTTAGAGGTAGGTTACTCCAAGGAACAACACTTCCTCTTCCGCACGATTACTCTG GTTTTGTCTTGAGTAAGAGGTCACCTCCCACCTCCGACGAAAActcattcaaaattttaaagtaa
- the LOC100785734 gene encoding transcription factor MYB106, with product MGRMPCCEKVGLKKGPWTPEEDKKLVAYVEKHDHGNWHSVPAKAGLQRCGKSCRLRWINYLKPDIKRGNFSMEEDRTIIQLHALLGNKWSIITAHLPNRTDNEIKNYWNTNVKKRFIRMSLDPITHKPMKSNTFEAHDEFKDITNIGHVSQWESARLEAEARGSMLQVGSGSLHLPRLILSKIPTQPCPSSNLLSTEHKRVYNMYALVLATNHDLQSSVSTLSVPKLPAVSTNIGQFTDMENLLSYNGDGNVVEISSHIPKVMEGCASNLQDDDIIMAVEAFRTPRNTSIQELFDESASR from the exons ATGGGAAGGATGCCATGCTGTGAGAAGGTAGGGTTGAAGAAAGGACCATGGACACCCGAAGAAGATAAGAAGCTTGTTGCTTATGTTGAAAAGCACGACCACGGAAACTGGCATTCAGTGCCTGCCAAAGCGG GTCTTCAAAGATGTGGAAAGAGTTGCAGGCTGAGGTGGATCAATTACCTCAAGCCAGATATAAAAAGAGGAAACTTCAGCATGGAGGAAGACCGTACCATTATTCAACTTCATGCTCTTCTTGGAA ACAAATGGTCAATCATAACAGCTCACTTGCCCAATAGAACAGACAATGAGATCAAGAACTACTGGAACACCAATGTCAAGAAAAGATTCATAAGAATGAGCTTAGATCCCATTACTCACAAACCAATGAAATCCAACACGTTTGAGGCCCATGATGAGTTCAAGGACATCACAAATATTGGCCACGTTTCTCAATGGGAGAGTGCTCGACTCGAAGCTGAAGCAAGAGGATCTATGTTGCAAGTGGGGTCTGGATCCTTACATCTCCCTAGGTTAATCTTAAGCAAAATTCCAACTCAACCTTGTCCTTCATCAAATTTGCTATCGACTGAACATAAGCGAGTGTATAACATGTATGCTCTCGTGCTTGCAACGAATCATGACCTTCAATCATCAGTATCTACTTTGAGCGTTCCCAAGCTTCCTGCAGTCTCTACCAATATTGGACAATTCACCGACATGGAAAACTTACTCTCATATAATGGTGATGGTAATGTTGTAGAAATCAGTAGCCATATTCCAAAGGTAATGGAAGGTTGTGCATCAAACTTGCAAGATGACGACATTATCATGGCTGTGGAAGCATTTAGAACGCCAAGAAACACAAGTATTCAAGAATTGTTTGATGAATCCGCTTCCAGATAA